A part of Aegilops tauschii subsp. strangulata cultivar AL8/78 chromosome 2, Aet v6.0, whole genome shotgun sequence genomic DNA contains:
- the LOC141041060 gene encoding uncharacterized protein, which produces MASTWQTHDIICRRCKGGGHYARECPSKRVIISTEDGGYESASDYDEETLALITSEERGGDDSDHETQYMAPEDADRYERLVAQRVLSVQVQQAEQNQRHNLFHTKGVVKERSVRVIIDGGSCNNLASMEMVEKLSLTTKPHPHPYYIQWFNNSGKVKVTRTVRVHFSISTYADYVDCDVVPMQACSLLLGRPWQFDKN; this is translated from the coding sequence atggcatcaacatggcaaacacatgatattatttgtcgtcgttgcaAGGGTGGAGGTCATTATGCTAGAGAATGCCCATCTAAGCGTGTGATAATttctactgaggatggtgggtatgagtccgctagtgactatgatgaggagactttggctcttattacaagtgaagaacgcggtggagatgattctgatcatgagacgcaatacatggctcctgaagacgctgacaggtatgaacgtttagttgctcaacgtgttttgagtgtgcaagtccaacaagctgagcaaaatcagaggcataatttgttccatacaaagggagttgtgaaggaacgttctgttcgcgtcattatagatggagggagctgcaacaacttggctagcatggagatggtggagaagctatcccTCACCACAaaaccacatccacatccttactatatccaatggttcaacaacagcggcaaggttaaggtaacacgtactgttcgtgtgcattttagtatatctacatatgctgattatgttgattgtgatgtggtacctatgcaagcatgttctttattacttggtagaccatggcaatttgataaaaactAG